In a single window of the Neodiprion virginianus isolate iyNeoVirg1 chromosome 1, iyNeoVirg1.1, whole genome shotgun sequence genome:
- the LOC124310409 gene encoding A-kinase anchor protein 9-like isoform X5, with protein MDEDEKRQRALEAGREMLAKYKAERLYSAHNSSGNQSAEPSDAESSRNEAQVRSTETRGANVSMNVSLRDLTHSSVSMSEGEGEGDLEGMAGRVAELEELLEGKEAVVEALNAEIENLRGEASSPNSSQSRASSINYKDLVLTYHAKLQEFERAVNQRDNLIEDLTASLEQTLSARDYLLTQVNTLNAMQLEQRTTPVEDIEPFHVKIEKLENELANQKMLTEEFKLQMNKSNEDRKKLEMESETQKAEINDYKLQINQLNERIRIGAAENNLNITETLEQQKQYEARVDKIKRDMQIILEKFTTETKANAEKHQNELKELSSSHSNELSRVKEDYKKQLKLVIEENRTLSDHLNRDLPDLETRHAKELSVFQTQLTTYKKTVEALKLELVNHSEAQRTAQAEVVLYKSRVEDLTLQMEANRRQHSLKSKAEKEMLQEQIKLHKIQLDEITSKYVAASSVLESKESIERSLEQALTNVTVLKQDNEALKFKLDDLSAKYSAAQSLIENSQVQERSMSSKIFDLEKSLSRFSGVSFNTGSEFNETTYQTFDEVALQFQMTKQRLEEKALMEKQLVERINGLENDVSKTTEDLVQANERLEKTTQELHKVNQELEKTNQVNRTYEKQLNDLKNSQDKSKGKLDQVDETTPGSTELFQGSLYFGQDEETPKEITDLPKGAKSGEVQLLKDKIELFERENKNLQNQLDQLKNDKLECARKIIALNEKLKESEEESAQLKKGLAAAWEQCAEVEEKLNQTLAANESCLNESALNISIQDSKLPDQLETINDSARAQEILDKMDVKLIEKGVQAEVTNIQDLEKKIDDLNTEKAAIVKENENLIRLQRNYEEVSEKLEKLQQNFDKLQQERQRLIEENEYLTNKQSKEDINSLQLEIEKLTKEKESLVNEKIALIKQNEGLIEEHAKEMDEIKAQTVNDVQKLKSLSFGTSDNALSLSDLKAELETRHSKEMEELRTYFEQKCLQMEKQYSEEVFSQQSKKMSDNDSEIEELTDDLYFGGGGDCLNVLDVPGRSSKTDSELKSKIDSNEDENIAKSMAEGSEKVASIQQELFLKVEELEKLKSEYEEKLVEQQKLHNSMVQKLSERTEKRGLIKLVNQPCQTDLDPIAVESGELTELRAAYSHQLEEQVALAKLDIVNALQEQIQRDIGIMQALLSADETDAQQSWPAELLELRDKFTDGSKREIQELKEQHIAELARLKEEHTRLLNRTIERHEDELTKIKVASRGGGKTGSEDGNLSSENLLIRERDNLHKTCLTLKNLVTELINYFTMCEEEVNNTLISEVLKTQLSKSMEMKDDQEDTSTKETGDKTEDFQNTTCPAEKQTPSKPTVTKIKRVHFAPRYSGIQTLMNDDNTLFELIERDKDVTHELKVELDNCLDRLKSEAAQILGVSSTPEESKIDMLAKQVLWSSKVNEELGVKFEEAENMIFNYEQENEHLKVKIHELQLKLTSIENKKEIISEGYGEHEESGVDVTTENLSQLQERVRTVISNGGGENSYLLQLIEDLCRQGDKAADEAKKEKEDLQLQIEAADKQLRATRKFLEEQAGEREAERDEAARKIEVLIEQLREKDREKERDQRITSEQSSLSPVPPSTYAVTRVLRPTDIEATVEALESQMHEMSSMMSEAEARKSEVESELKAAIDKIWVLRDIITDLEQQVQAKTEREDALQTQINQMEELINVQTKNQQELAQELDAIKMGSENVHLNEHIDHLQEELRKHKLSTEHFDVNSLAMKQIKLELRDMDVQLDKRIKDLEALHMCGSNLSLSQPSEDVSVREQIDASRCPTPDDPQSPPTLPLDHILKLKEKMIKHGRAEEVAFRRIKDLEMQMTALKNQNEELQAEQEILQQTNSEQLFQIEAMRGRLEQQKQSAPFAQRQATSRLELQLHEVNAKVHSLEREVADKDLQIKDTEMRLERANKLLLEKEGEIASVVQVENNTIQKLRDRLEVIEGEKKLLEEKVGSQERVQQELPQLLDSMLEDKNEEIDHLKDQLSKKEKQLEIYLSLNLDESQLKELMKQAEPKNSARTLSDILSINSECEEFPEAIREHVNLTQTLPYNISNLRTAGDASQLKYVSQISPMVMIEPNKTSTDVPRLELHSQSRSLSESCIPRSHSSTGVELVRSVSESKSPTNEENDGSNHENLRSRNVIENEANDENLSVERLSMETGESGVFKEGETSAEGINESANQCPRHGNRSNESLSPRKSGEESNQRLIQDMENQLRKVKEELEIKSKKLTERETELNTMQHDLLELRTELKETIETLTWDKFFYKEQFELAQASESKIKSDLLEVENNLKFKTEELIEYKGKMQTNEKIITELKKENSRMIEEFDEKLKTQLKKIDVTLQEKAQELKNLKEIIFEKDITIETLGTRNIEIENENKQLYEYKTRFETCREELSNCQIEVQRLTEGLNNRDLLIRRLEDMARRSSLSGASSPSENKDQEIHHLQEHLKEKDKVIRQMSDDSKSLQRALETIQNKMKESGNVVELRKKLKDERKMNMELKEVVVKLQEELEHFRIASHQASEDEGDIEDMVQRELQVSARLDKQIMSAIESETEESGGTKRRIERHACNSLDIEPVDQAKQEKIAQKYNDVRLKLKQANKSNEELTKLKDDLEIVVDMLKSQVTEYENRILQIKSDLEEESGTVTRLNEELAKEKDMSRHLRIRYEREQTANHQAQKHDSELITTLRMKIEASLDAEEKLRSQLSDIRRDHKRIETELNTVKEKLKNQKVADTVGLKEQYLQEMIEAEQKKYVTVAEKCEKEERKNVELADSIRRIVNEKSKYERELEMLNDDREKLASKLALVEGIKEHLETDLKRTRDELRAREGECEWLQKRIDTITEAEAKRQQQRTDEHNELKSLRREVANAREVMVDLEADMSHLKKQLAKSHEKQEQYIQCIETQRVTLADLMKKLTSAQDEEKRLKDVINDMQNDLQMSVKRELELTSELQRERLCGEKNVPVKFVQKIQDLNESLQKHLNEKSILHDKLARAREDKEQLLARVRILEQNQSTNTAGAMSGEMVEKLQHFYGKFLRTDSRRKALAYQKRYLLCVVGGYQLSEENTLSVLAQLTLVQREHTTNRNNKKSPRVRFRCAALAIISIRRMKWLIGRWRTGRRIGANAVLGNPDQSFIMLRKTSSNNHSPPVRDRPSNLRDGGLGGFPLEHFIDRFVSIEKKMDHALIDVGQLTSD; from the exons ATGAACGTGTCATTGAGAGATTTAACTCATAGCAGTGTTAGTATGAGCGAAGGAGAGGGTGAAGGTGACTTGGAAGGAATGGCAGGAAGAGTAGCAGAGCTGGAAGAATTACTTGAAGGGAAAGAGGCGGTAGTGGAGGCTCTTAATGctgagattgaaaatttaagggGTGAAGCATCATCTCCAAATTCATCACAAAGTCGTGCTAGTAGTATTAATTATAAGGATCTTGTGCTAACTTATCACGCCAAGCTTCAAGAGTTTGAAAGAGCTGTCAATCAACGTGACAATCTCATCGAAGATTTAACCGCATCTCTGGAACAAACACTTTCAGCTAGAGACTATCTGTTGACTCAGGTAAATACCTTGAATGCAATGCAGTTGGAGCAGCGAACTACTCCAGTTGAAGACATCGAACCATTtcatgtgaaaattgaaaaattagagAATGAGTTAGCGAATCAAAAAATGCTAACAGAGGAGTTTAAATTGCAAATGAATAAGTCCAACGAAGATAGGAAGAAGTTGGAAATGGAAAGTGAAACACAGAAGGCTGAAATAAACGACTACAAGCTTCAGATTAATCAGTTGAATGAAAGAATTCGCATCGGAGCAGCAGAAAACAATTTGAACATTACAGAAACATTAGAGCAGCAGAAACAATACGAAGCTCGTGTTGACAAAATTAAACGGGACATGCAAATAATTTTAGAGAAATTTACGACTGAAACTAAGGCAAATGCAGAAAAGCACCAAAATGAGTTGAAG GAGTTGTCATCATCTCATAGCAACGAATTGAGTCGGGTTAAGGAGGATTACAAAAAACAGTTAAAACTAGTGATAGAAGAAAATAGAACCTTGTCCGATCATTTAAACAGAGATTTGCCAGATCTTGAAACTAGACATGCTAAAGAACTATCTGTATTTCAAACACAGCTAACAACCTACAAAAAAACTGTTGAAGCATTGAAATTGGAGTTGGTTAACCACTCCGAAGCACAGAGAACAGCCCAGGCTGAAGTTGTATTGTACAAGTCCCGCGTTGAGGATCTTACCTTACAGATGGAGGCGAATCGTCGTCAGCATTCATTGAAGAGTAAGGCGGAAAAAGAAATGTTACAGGAGCAAATAAAGCTGCATAAAATTCAGCTTGATGAAATAACTTCGAAATATGTGGCTGCTTCTAGTGTATTAGAATCCAAGGAGAGCATCGAACGATCTCTAGAGCAAGCTCTGACAAATGTAACCGTCCTGAAGCAGGATAATGAGGCactaaaattcaaattggatGATCTCTCAGCGAAATATTCGGCAGCGCAATCGCTCATAGAGAATAGCCAAGTTCAAGAGAGATCTATGAGCAGCAAAATATttgatttggaaaaatcaTTGTCAAGATTCAGCGGAGTCAGCTTCAACACAGGAAGCGAGTTCAACGAAACCACCTACCAAACCTTCGACGAAGTCGCTTTACAGTTTCAAATGACGAAACAGAGATTGGAGGAAAAAGCATTGATGGAAAAGCAATTAGTTGAGAGGATCAATGGATTGGAAAATGATGTTTCCAAGACTACTGAAGACTTGGTACAGGCTAATGAGAGATTGGAGAAAACTACTCAAGAGTTGCATAAAGTCAATCAGGAGTTGGAAAAGACTAATCAGGTGAATCGGACGTATGAGAAACAGTTGAACGACTTGAAAAATTCCCAAGACAAAAGTAAGGGCAAGTTGGATCAAGTGGATGAGACAACTCCTGGTTCGACCGAACTTTTCCAAGGTTCGTTGTACTTTGGACAAGATGAGGAAACACCCAAGGAAATTACAGATTTGCCAAAGGGAGCGAAATCTGGGGAAGTGCAACTTTTGAAAGATAAAATTGAGTTGTTcgaacgtgaaaataaaaacttacaAAATCAGCTTGATCAATTAAAGAACGATAAACTTGAATGCGCTAGAAAAATTATTGCgctaaatgaaaaattgaaagaatctGAGGAGGAGTCTGCCCAATTGAAGAAAGGACTTGCAGCTGCTTGGGAACAATGTGCAGAGGTTGAGGAAAAGCTGAATCAAACCTTGGCTGCCAACGAAAGTTGCCTTAACGAATCTGCACTGAATATCTCGATTCAGGACAGCAAATTGCCAGATCAATTGGAAACTATAAATGACTCTGCTCGGGCACAGGAAATATTAGATAAGATGGATGTCAAGTTGATTGAAAAAGGTGTGCAAGCAGAAGTGACTAATATTCAAgacttggagaaaaaaattgatgactTGAACACGGAAAAGGCAGCCATTgtcaaagaaaatgaaaacctAATTAGGCTTCAGAGGAATTACGAAGAAGTAAGTGAGAAATTGGAGAAATTACAGCAAAATTTCGACAAACTTCAGCAGGAGAGACAGAGgttaattgaagaaaatgaatatttaaccAATAAGCAATCAAAAGAAGATATAAATAGTCTCCaattggaaatagaaaaattgacgaaagaAAAGGAGTCACTTGTAAACGAAAAGATTGCCCTGATTAAGCAGAATGAAGGGTTGATAGAAGAACATGCCAAAGAAATGGATGAAATTAAAGCACAAACAGTAAACGATGTACAGAAATTGAAGTCGCTTTCGTTTGGGACAAGTGACAATGCATTGAGCTTGAGCGATTTGAAAGCCGAACTCGAGACTCGTCATTCCAAGGAAATGGAAGAACTAAGGACATACTTTGAGCAAAAGTGTTTACAGATGGAAAAACAGTATTCTGAAGAGGTATTCAGTCAGCAGTCAAAGAAAATGTCTGACAACGACAGCGAGATAGAAGAATTAACTGACGATCTGTACTTTGGCGGTGGTGGCGACTGTCTAAACGTTTTGGATGTTCCTGGGCGAAGTTCAAAGACAGATAGCGAACTTAAGAGCAAAATTGATTCTAATGAGGATGAGAATATCGCAAAATCAATGGCGGAAGGCTCAGAAAAAGTCGCCTCGATACAGCAGGAGCTGTTCTTGAAAGTAGAGGAACTTGAGAAACTGAAATCAGAGTACGAGGAAAAGCTGGTTGAACAACAAAAACTGCATAACAGCATGGTGCAGAAGCTGTCGGAACGAACCGAAAAACGAGGACTAATCAAACTGGTCAATCAG CCATGTCAAACGGACTTGGATCCAATTGCTGTGGAAAGTGGCGAATTGACCGAATTGAGAGCTGCCTACAGTCACCAGTTAGAGGAACAGGTCGCGTTGGCCAAGCTTGACATCGTCAACGCACTCCAGGAACAGATTCAG CGTGACATCGGCATTATGCAGGCATTGCTGTCAGCTGATGAAACAGATGCTCAGCAGAGTTGGCCTGCAGAACTGCTCGAGCTACGTGACAAATTCACTGATGGTTCTAAACGTGAAATCCAAGAACTCAAAGAGCAGCACATTGCTGAATTGGCCCGGCTTAAGGAAGAACACACACGTCTTTTAAACCGAACTATCGAACGCCATGAAGACGAATTGACGAAAATTAAAGTGGCATCCAGAGGTGGTGGAAAAACGGGTTCAGAAGACGGAAATTTGAGTTCGGAAAATCTTCTGATTAGAGAAAG GGACAATTTGCATAAGACCTGTTTGACACTGAAAAATCTTGTAACAGAGTTGATCAATTACTTTACAATGTGCGAAGAAGAGGTAAACAATACTCTAATATCTGAGGTACTGAAAACGCAGTTGTCAAAGTCCATGGAAATGAAAGACGATCAAGAAGATACGTCGACGAAAGAAACTGGAGATAAAACTGAAGATTTCCAGAACACCACGTGCCCTGCGGAAAAACAGACTCCTTCTAAACCCAcagttacaaaaattaaaagagtTCATTTCGCGCCTAGGTATTCAGGCATCCAAACGCTGATGAACGACGATAATACCTTGTTCGAATTAATAGAAAGGGATAAAGACGTTACCCACGAGTTGAAAGTTGAGTTGGACAATTGTTTAGATCGACTAAAATCAGAGGCCGCCCAAATATTGGGAGTATCATCGACACCTGAAGAGTCTAAAATCGATATGCTTGCGAAGCAAGTTTTGTGGTCGAGCAAAGTGAACGAAGAGCTTGGTGTGAAATTCGAGGAGGCTGAAAATATGATATTCAACTACGAGCAAGAAAACGAACATCTGAAAGTGAAAATTCACGAGTTACAGCTCAAGTTAACTTCTAtagaaaacaagaaagaaatcaTCAGCGAAGGTTATGGCGAACATGAGGAGTCGGGTGTCGACGTTACGACGGAGAATTTATCCCAACTTCAAGAAAGAG TGAGAACTGTGATATCAAACGGAGGTGGCGAAAATTCCTACCTGTTGCAGTTAATCGAAGATTTGTGCAGACAAGGGGACAAAGCTGCAGATGAAGcgaagaaggagaaagaagACTTGCAGTTGcag ATCGAAGCAGCGGATAAACAGTTGCGTGCTACGCGTAAGTTCCTTGAGGAACAAGCCGGCGAACGAGAAGCTGAAAGAGACGAAGCAGCTCGTAAAATTGAAGTGCTTATTGAGCAGCTTAGAGAAAAGGATCGCGAAAAGGAACGTGATCAACGTATCACCTCAGAG CAGTCTTCGCTATCGCCTGTACCACCATCAACTTATGCAGTCACCCGCGTGCTTCGTCCAACTGACATCGAAGCAACC GTGGAAGCTCTTGAATCCCAGATGCACGAGATGTCTTCTATGATGTCCGAGGCTGAGGCGCGAAAGTCTGAGGTTGAGAGCGAATTGAAGGCAGCTATTGACAAGATATGGGTATTGCGAGATATTATCACTGACTTGGAACAGCAGGTTCAAGCAAAAACGGAACGTGAAGATGCTCTGCAGACCCAGATCAATCAGATGGAAGAATTGATCAATGTACAAACTAAAAATCAACAGGAACTTGCCCAAGAATTAGACGCGATTAAAATGGGCAGCGAGAATGTTCATTTGAATGAGCACATCGATCATCTTCAA GAGGAACTTAGAAAGCACAAATTGAGCACCGAACACTTCGACGTTAATTCGTTGGCTATGAAACAGATCAAATTGGAATTACGCGATATGGACGTACAATTGGACAAGAGAATAAAAGATCTGGAAGCACTGCACATGTGCGGTTCTAACTTGAGCCTAAGCCAGCCCAGCGAGGACGTGTCTGTTAGAGAACAGATTGATGCTTCTCGATGCCCAACGCCAGACGATCCTCAATCGCCTCCTACCTTGCCGCTCGATCATATTCTtaaactgaaagaaaaaatgataaaacacgGTAGAGCCGAAGAGGTCGCCTTCAGGAGAATTAAGGACCTGGAAATGCAGATGACGGCTCTGAAAAATCAGAACGAA GAACTACAGGCTGAGCAAGAAATATTACAGCAAACTAATTCAGAACAATTGTTCCAAATTGAAGCTATGCGTGGTCGATTGGAACAGCAGAAACAGAGTGCTCCTTTTGCTCAGAGACAGGCTACTTCACGCTTGGAATTACAGTTACATGAAGTGAACGCCAAAGTTCACTCCTTGGAACGCGAAGTAGCTGATAAGGATTTACAG ATAAAAGATACTGAAATGCGATTGGAGAGAGCGAATAAATTGTTGCTTGAAAAAGAAGGTGAGATTGCAAGCGTTGTTCAAGTCGAGAACAATACTATTCAGAAGCTTCGAGATCGTCTAGAAGTCAttgaaggagagaaaaaattgttggag GAAAAAGTTGGATCACAGGAGCGAGTTCAGCAAGAGTTACCACAGTTGCTTGACTCGATGCTGGAGgataaaaatgaggaaattGATCACCTCAAAGATCAACTAtctaaaaaggaaaaacaattaGAAATATACTTGTCGTTGAATTTGGATGAAAGTCAGTTGAAAGAATTGATGAAGCAAGCTGAGCCAAAGAACAGCGCACGTACATTGAGCGATATTCTTTCAATTAATTCAGAGTGTGAAGAATTCCCAGAAGCTATCAGAGAACATGTTAATCTGACGCAAACCTTGCCATACAATATTTCCAATTTACGAACTGCTGGTGATGCTAGCCAGTTGAAATACGTCAGCCAGATATCCCCGATGGTTATGATTGAGCCGAATAAAACTAGCACTGATGTTCCTCGACTGGAGTTACACTCCCAGTCTCGTAGCTTGTCAGAAAGTTGCATACCTCGTTCTCATAGTTCGACCGGTGTTGAATTAGTTCGCAGTGTATCCGAATCTAAGTCGCCGACAAATGAGGAAAATGATGGTTCGAACCACGAGAATCTGAGATCTCGTAACGTCATAGAGAACGAAGCAAATGATGAAAATCTCTCGGTGGAACGATTGTCCATGGAAACTGGTGAGTCTGGTGTATTCAAGGAGGGCGAAACCTCGGCTGAGGGAATAAACGAAAGTGCTAATCAGTGTCCAAGACATGGGAATAGATCAAACGAGTCGCTGAGTCCACGCAAATCCGGCGAAGAGTCAAATCAGAGACTTATTCAAGACATGGAGAATCAATTAAGGAAAGTGAAAGAAGAACTCGAAATTAAGTCAAAGAAATTGACAGAACGAGAAACGGAACTGAACACCATGCAACATGATCTGCTTGAGCTGCGTACGGAATTGAAAGAAACCATAGAAACCCTGACGtgggataaatttttctacaaagaACAGTTTGAATTGGCTCAAGCTTCggaaagtaaaataaagagTGACTTGTtggaagttgaaaataatctcAAGTTTAAGACAGAGGAACTCATAGAATACAAGGGTAAAATGCAGACAAACGAGAAAATTATCACCGAgctaaaaaaggaaaattcaaGGATGATTGAAGAGTTTGATGAGAAATTAAAGACACAGCTCAAGAAGATTGATGTTACCTTGCAGGAAAAAGCTCAAGAGTTGAAAAACTTGaaggaaattattttcgagaaaGATATTACCATTGAAACACTTGGGACTCGTAACATTgagatagaaaatgaaaacaaacagTTGTACGAGTACAAAACTAGGTTTGAAACTTGCAGAGAAGAACTATCCAACTGTCAGATCGAAGTTCAAAGATTAACCGAAGGATTAAACAACAGAGATTTGCTTATAAGAAGACTGGAAGATATGGCGAGACGATCAAGCCTCTCGGGTGCTTCTTCGCCCAGTGAAAATAAAGACCAAGAAATTCATCATCTGCAAGAGCACCTTAAGGAAAAAGATAAAGTTATCAGACAGATGAGTGACGACAGTAAAAGTTTACAAAGAGCTTTGGAAACAATACAGAATAAAATGAAGGAGTCCGGAAATGTTGTTGAattaagaaagaaattgaaagatgaaagaaaaatgaatatggAACTAAAGGAGGTGGTTGTAAAACTACAGGAAGAACTCGAACATTTTAGAATTGCCTCACATC AAGCATCTGAAGACGAGGGCGATATAGAGGACATGGTCCAAAGAGAATTACAGGTGTCTGCTCGGCTAGACAAACAAATAATGAGCGCTATTGAGAGTGAGACAGAAGAGAGTGGTGGAACCAAAAGGCGAATTGAAAGACACGCTTGCAACTCCTTGGATATAGAGCCGGTTGATCAGGCTAAGCAAGAAAAAATCGCTCAAAAATATAACGACGTCCGTTTAAAACTTAAACAAGCCAACAAATCAAACGAGGAACTAACTAAGTTGAAAGACGATTTAGAAATCGTGGTTGATATGCTTAAATCCCAAGTTACAGAGTATGAAAATCgtattttacaaataaa ATCTGACTTGGAAGAAGAGTCTGGAACAGTAACAAGACTGAACGAAGAACTtgcgaaagaaaaagacaTGAGTCGACATTTGAGAATACGATACGAAAGAGAACAAACTGCTAATCACCAGGCTCAGAAGCACGATTCGGAATTGATCACG ACGTTAAGAATGAAGATAGAGGCGTCACTGGATGCAGAAGAAAAATTACGCTCGCAGTTATCGGATATCAGACGTGATCATAAGAGAATAGAAACGGAATTGAATACTgtgaaagaaaagttgaagaatCAGAAGGTGGCTGACACAGTTGGTCTCAAGGAGCAGTACCTTCAAGAAATGATTGAAGCAGAGCAGAAAAAATACGTCACTGTTGCCGAAAAgtgtgaaaaagaagaaaggaagaacGTGGAACTGGCCGACAGTATACGAAGAATAGTAAATGAGAAAAGTAAATATGAAAGGGAACTCGAAATGCTGAATGATGATAGAGAAAAGTTGGCTAGTAAACTCGCTTTGGTCGAGGGAATCAAAGAACATCTTGAAACAGACTTGAAAAGGACTAGAGATGAGTTGAGAGCAAGAGAAGGGGAATGTGAGTGGCTACAGAAGAGAATCGATACAATCACTGAAGCTGAAGCAAAGAGACAGCAACAAAGAACTGACGAACACAACGAATTGAAGAGCCTCAGGCGAGAAGTTGCCAATGCGCGAGAAGTTATG gTCGATCTGGAAGCGGACATGTCTCATTTGAAGAAACAATTGGCCAAGTCACACGAAAAACAAGAGCAATACATTCAATGCATTGAAACACAGCGAGTCACTTTAGCTGATTTAATGAAAAAGTTAACTTCAGCacaagatgaagaaaaaagactGAAAGATGTAATTAATGATATGCAAAATGACCTGCAAATGAGTGTAAAAAGAGAACTAGAGCTTACCAGTGAATTACAGAGGGAGAGACTTTGTGGCGAGAAAAACGTGCCGgttaaatttgtacaaaagaTTCAG GATTTGAACGAGAGTCTGCAGAAGCATTTGAACGAGAAAAGTATCCTCCATGACAAACTAGCAAGAGCTCGAGAAGACAAAGAGCAGCTATTAGCTCGAGTAAGAATTTTGGAACAGAATCAATCGACGAATACCGCAGGTGCCATGAGCGGAGAAATGGTGGAAAAG cTTCAACACTTTTACGGAAAATTCCTACGAACTGATAGCCGTCGAAAAGCGTTGGCTTACCAAAAGCGTTATCTGCTCTGCGTAGTGGGCGGATATCAGCTTTCGGAAGAAAATACTCTCTCCGTTCTCGCTCAGCTGACGTTAGTACAGCGGGAGCACACCACAAATCGTAACAATAAGAAATCACCAAGGGTGAGATTCAGATGCGCAGCCCTGGCGATAATCAGTATCCGCAG